A single window of Selenomonas sputigena DNA harbors:
- a CDS encoding ABC transporter permease yields MLIWESITIALHELFANKLRSVLTMLGIIIGVAAVIAMVSIGMGVKSNVEDSMASLGSNMLIVTPGAANSGGIRGAAGSRESLKYDDAVAIKKKIKNIDHVSPIVQRSYQIVYGNQNWNTVVMGVTPEYMAIRSLTLTVGTFISQTDNDKRQRVAVIGPTVARNLFGSENPIGKNIRIHNQPFKIIGVLASKGQSSMGQDQDDVVIVPLMTEQERLLGITHIQMIQLQVSEASKIVQVQSEVETLLRQRHHILHGKDNDFTVNNLTSLLETVTQQTTMLTILLGSIAGISLLVGGIGIMNIMMVSVTERTREIGIRKALGATFSNIMLQFLIESVVMGVVGGILGICLGCAISVAISHVGEFKTVITATPILVSFSFAVGIGLFFGIYPARKAAKLDPIDALRYE; encoded by the coding sequence TTGTTGATTTGGGAAAGCATCACCATCGCCCTGCATGAGCTCTTTGCGAACAAGCTGCGCTCCGTCCTCACCATGCTCGGCATCATCATCGGCGTCGCCGCCGTCATTGCGATGGTCTCCATCGGCATGGGCGTCAAGAGCAACGTCGAGGACTCGATGGCGAGCCTCGGCAGCAACATGCTCATCGTCACGCCCGGCGCGGCGAACTCGGGCGGCATTCGCGGCGCGGCAGGATCGCGCGAGTCGCTGAAGTACGACGATGCCGTCGCGATCAAAAAGAAGATCAAGAACATCGACCACGTTTCGCCCATCGTGCAGCGCTCCTATCAGATTGTCTACGGCAATCAAAACTGGAATACCGTTGTCATGGGCGTGACGCCCGAGTACATGGCGATCCGCTCGCTCACGCTGACCGTCGGCACCTTCATCTCGCAGACGGACAACGACAAGCGCCAGCGCGTCGCCGTCATCGGCCCGACCGTCGCTAGGAATCTCTTCGGCAGCGAGAACCCCATCGGCAAGAACATTCGCATCCACAATCAGCCGTTTAAGATCATCGGCGTCCTCGCGAGCAAGGGACAGTCCTCCATGGGCCAAGATCAGGACGATGTGGTCATCGTGCCGCTGATGACGGAGCAGGAGCGCCTTCTCGGCATCACGCACATCCAGATGATCCAGCTGCAGGTCAGCGAGGCTTCGAAGATCGTCCAAGTGCAGAGCGAGGTCGAAACGCTGCTGCGCCAGCGCCATCACATCCTGCATGGCAAGGATAACGACTTCACCGTCAACAACCTCACGAGCCTTCTCGAGACGGTGACCCAGCAGACGACGATGCTGACGATCCTCCTCGGCAGCATCGCAGGCATCTCGCTCCTCGTCGGCGGCATCGGCATCATGAACATCATGATGGTCTCCGTCACGGAGCGTACGCGCGAGATCGGCATACGGAAAGCGCTCGGTGCGACCTTCAGCAACATCATGCTGCAGTTCCTCATCGAGTCCGTCGTCATGGGCGTCGTCGGCGGCATCCTCGGCATCTGCCTCGGCTGCGCCATCTCCGTTGCCATCTCTCATGTCGGCGAATTCAAGACCGTCATCACGGCGACGCCGATCCTCGTATCCTTCTCATTCGCCGTCGGCATCGGTCTCTTCTTTGGCATCTATCCGGCAAGAAAGGCCGCGAAGCTCGACCCGATCGACGCGCTTCGCTACGAGTAA
- a CDS encoding ABC transporter ATP-binding protein, with product MEQKAKEERAAQEKATIELRGIKKLYPMGDQIVAALAGVDLTIRKGEFAALMGPSGSGKSTLMNILGCLDRPTEGSYKLDGEEVAHLSDDALALTRNKKIGFVFQNFNLLSKSSAAENVALPLIYAGVGRGERRDRAMHLLEAVGLADRADHQPNELSGGQRQRVAIARALVNDPHIVMADEPTGNLDTKSTHEIMELFEKLHAAGRTIILVTHEPDIAACASRQLLVRDGLITRDEGRGVKMDVV from the coding sequence ATGGAGCAAAAGGCGAAGGAAGAGCGAGCGGCGCAGGAAAAGGCGACGATCGAGCTTCGGGGCATCAAGAAACTCTATCCGATGGGCGATCAAATCGTCGCCGCGCTCGCGGGCGTTGATCTTACGATACGAAAGGGCGAGTTCGCCGCCCTCATGGGGCCGTCCGGCTCGGGCAAGTCGACGCTCATGAACATCCTCGGCTGCCTCGACCGCCCGACGGAAGGATCGTACAAGCTCGACGGCGAGGAGGTCGCGCACCTCTCGGACGACGCGCTCGCGCTCACGCGCAATAAGAAGATTGGCTTCGTATTTCAGAACTTCAACCTGCTCTCGAAGAGCAGCGCAGCTGAAAACGTCGCCCTGCCGCTCATCTATGCGGGCGTCGGAAGAGGCGAGCGGCGCGATCGTGCCATGCACCTCTTGGAAGCCGTCGGCCTTGCCGATCGCGCCGACCATCAGCCCAACGAGCTTTCGGGCGGTCAGCGCCAGCGCGTCGCCATCGCGCGCGCCCTCGTCAACGATCCGCACATCGTCATGGCGGACGAGCCGACGGGCAATCTCGACACGAAATCGACGCATGAGATCATGGAACTCTTCGAGAAGCTTCACGCCGCCGGACGCACGATCATCCTCGTCACGCACGAGCCGGACATCGCTGCCTGCGCGAGCCGTCAGCTTCTCGTGCGCGACGGACTCATCACGCGCGACGAGGGCAGGGGCGTCAAGATGGATGTCGTATAG